From the Roseofilum casamattae BLCC-M143 genome, the window CTGTATACCTTATTATTGTACCTCATGACATCAAAAAGTGCTGTATATTCTCCCTGATCGGCTTTGACTCCGGGTCCAATTAAATGCTCTATGGCTTTTCCTTGAAAGAACTTGCTAAATAAATATAAAGGAGATGACACTAGTCCTAGTCCATTTAAGATCATCCCTTTGACTACTTGACCGGCACTGATTTTTTCCCCTCTTTGCTCACCTAGGATTTCATTAATTTTTCCTTCCATTCCAATAGAATCAATAATGCCTGCTACCAATCCTAAATGGTCTATATTACTTATTTCTACTGACATATCTACGAGTTGACTTTCGTCTATTTCCTCTCTAGTATGACAGTTTGAGGAGCTTTTATTCCAACTTTTTCGCTAAGCTTAAATACTCACTGCTCTTCCTTGAGTTTTTGTGCTACATTTTGTCGTGCGGAATGTGGGCTCCAACCTAGCCATCCTTTCACTTCACGATAAAATACTTCCACCCAATTTCTTTGAGAGTAAGTTTTGACTAGCCATTGAGCTGTTACTTGCTCTGGCTTAACATTCAATTAGGACTATCTCTGGTCTATAGCCTCGGGCTAGACTGCGCTCAATTAACTCGATGGCTAACTCTGGTTTCTTCTGAAACTCCTCGTCTTCCTTTCCTTCTGCTCAAAGCAAGGAGGCATTGCTGATAGAGTAGTTTCTTTCATCGCGTCAATCACAACGTGAAATCGCCTTATGGCAAGTATTATAACCTGATTTCATTATTTTTCTTGTCTAAGTCCCGTTAGTTGGTACCGACGGAGATGTATAAGTATCCATCTGGAAAGCTGATAAAATCTCTCTTATTTCTTCGGGAGAGAACCACTCCACCGGTTTTTTGTCCATTTTTGGCAATAACTTCTTGAGAGAGATTTGGGGGAATTTAGCTCGAATTGCGGTCTGAATTGCTGTCAAATGCCTGTGGCAAGTTCCGACGGCTCGAACCTTCAGATATTCGGCAACAAATTTCTCTAAGTTATCGACAGTAAGAGCATCGGAAGAAATCTCGGTTAACGCTCGGTCAATTTCTTTCCAAATCGATTTTGTTGAATGGGCAGCCCGATTCTCTTCGCGCTTCTTGTAGGCTTCCCAAAGATCGCAGATTGAGTTGGGTTCAGTTGTCTCTCTGGTGCGATGCGGATCGTATTTGGCTAAGGAGGGGTCGAATCGATCTAGGGTAATGTCGGCGGCGATCGCATTGGCTTTGGCGTAGGCCACATCAATTGAGGTTGGTGTAATGCCTCCATTGATGGACAGGGAGAAGGGTTTTCCTTTGAGAAACCACCGAAGACGGATATGACCATTCCGATTTTCCAGTGAGATTCTTGAGGCAACGCGATCGAATTTCCCTGTAGCGGACTGAATTACTGTAATTCTTTTCTTCATACAGAGCATAGAGCATAAAATGCAACGTGGTAGATGCTCTTGCGAAAGTCAGTATACTCTATCCTTGGGATTTGCACAAAAACTTGTCCAAAGTTTGTACGGAGTCTAGAGAGATGGGCATGAGTGATTTGATAGTGCGATCGACTCTGCTAGACCGCTATTTTGTCCGAAATTTGTACGGACGAACTAAGTGAATGTCTTTTTAAGAGGGGTTCACTTAGTTCGTCCGCGTCTAGGAAGGTATTCAGCTAATCGGAGCGGCGGCATTTGAACTTGCTATCGTAACTCTTGATGTTGCGGCAAGTACTTACTCGCTCGTAGTTACTGTTACCATGATTGCCGCTCTTGTGAGGTACATTCAAGATTATGTCTGGAATTTCTTTCTTGATTAGGGAGTGGCGATCGCCTAGCATTTATCTGAGTTTCAGTGTAAGGTAGACCCGATCGCACTCGACTTCCTATTCCAGTGGCCGAACCCTCCGAATCTCCAACTCCGCCATCTTCCCCACCCCGAGGACGATTAGTCGTCTTCTTTTTAACGATGGTATTTCGGTTGCTATTGCTCGGTGTCGGCAGTCCCATCGCCTTTATTGTCGGAATTGCGATCGCCTTTGTCTACCCCGCTCGCAATCCGCCAACACCTTGGATCGAACAAGTCGGGCAACGTCCCTTTCGTCCGCTCACCTTACAATGGTGGCAAGGAAATCGCCCGGTACAACTGGTTCCCTTGAGTTCCGAACAGCGGCAACAAGGACAGCAGGAACTACAGCAACTCAAGTCCGAACTGTCCCGTTGGAGCGATCGCCTCACCTTGCTCGAAAATCGCTTAGATCGACCCCTTCCGGACAAAAACATCGAAACTCGCCTCAATCTGCTCGAACAGCAGCTCTTTCCGCAATCTGCTGCCGCTAGCGACGATCGCGCGAGGTTTCTGGTAACCCTACCGAGCGATCGGTTATTCGCCGAAGATCGGAGCAGTCTCAATCCCGCTCAATCCGAGCTACTCGATAGTATTATTGCCGATCTGCGCAACTATCCCGGTTCCATCGTGCAAATTACCGCTTATACCGACAACTTAGGCGATGCGCAAGAAAACTTAGAGCTGTCTCTGCAACAAAGTACCACAGTTTACGACTATCTCTATCCCGGATTAGGCGATGATTATTCTTTTGTCCGAGTTGGTTATGGGGAAACCCGACCCATTGTCCCCAACGATTCGGAGATTAATCGCCAGCGCAATCGTCGGGTAGAAATTACGATTGACTAGTTTTTTTTCCCAGGGAGAGCGGGCTGTGAATGGGTAATTCGACGATGAACTCGCTACCGACTCCTACCTGGGAATTCACTGTAATTGTTCCTTGATGGGTTTCAACAATCTGATACACAACACTCAATCCCAACCCCGTACCTTGACCGATGGGTTTTGTTGTAAAAAAGGGATCGAATAGTTTATCTTTAATTTCATCCGGAATACCAGAACCATTATCACTAATTTTCACTTGCACGCGATCGCCAGGTAATACTTCTGTGGAAATAGTGATTACCTGCTCCCTCACTTCCACTTCTGCCAGAGCATCTAAACTATTAGCGATCAGATTCAGAAAGACCTGATTTAATTGAGCGGGATAACAATAAACTAAGGGAAGATCTCCATAATGTTTCACCACGGTCATCTCTTCTCGGAGACGGTTGCTCAGTATCGTTAGGGTACTGTCAAGTCCCTCATGCAAATCGACTTCCTTCGTTTCGGCTTCGTCCAAACGCGAAAAATTGCGCAGAGAGAGTACGATATCTTGAACCCGTTTGCTGCCTATCTGCATCGATTTCATCACCGCTGGCATATCGGAACGGACAAAGTCTAGGTCGATATTTTGGATGGCCTCCTCAACCTCTGCAACTGGAGTCGGATAGTGTTCGGCATAGATATCAATTAAGGCTAACAAATCTTGTAGAGATTGCTCGAGATAAGACAAATTACCGCGAATAAAATTCATGGGATTGTTAATTTCGTGAGCGACTCCGGCCACCATTTGTCCCAAACTCGACATTTTTTCGGTTTGAATCAGTTGCGTTTGGGTTTGCTTCAAAGACTCTAACGCATGTTCGAGTTCTTCTGTATATTGTCCGACCCAGGCAATAAGTTGATTTAAAGATTCGGCCAAGATAGCTGTCTCATCGTTGGCGGTCATTGGAGCGCGCAAGTTAAAATTAGACTCTGCCGTCACTTTCCGGGCAATATCTGTCACTTGTTCCAGGGGATGAGCGATCGCCCGACTGGCGTACCATACTGAAACGGCCGCGATCGCTCCGGAACCCACCAGGCTACTGAGAATAATTATCCACCGCAATCGATTGGCACGAACCAGTTCGGCGATCGCAATTTTCTGTTGTTTGTTGGCAGCTATTTTAATCGGCAGCAATTTTTCAGCCAGCCGCTCGAATCCCAAGCGAAAATGAAGGGCTTTTTGTCCTGTCATTGCCTCAATCAGCTCTGCTTGAGCCAGAGGACGATCGTCGGCAGCGACATTAAGCGGATTGACGATCGTCCATAACGACTGTACCCTAACTGAATAGCGTTCCACTAAATTGGCATACTCTCGATCGAATTCGAGAAATCTCTCGCGGGGAACGGCCAGAGAATCTGGATTCTCTTCAATAAAGATGGCTAAGTTCTCTAAAACACGCTTCAACTCATTAACATTATTGTCGAACTCGCTCGTTTCATAGTTAAACCAAAGTGGATTGTCTAAGACGATCAACAATTTTTTCTGGTGATAGCGAATTTTCAGAACTAAATTTTCGACTTGAATAAGATATTCTTTCTGTTTTTCAGCTCGGGCTAACTGCTCTTTAGCCTGTCGTTGATAGTGTTCGCCCACAATCAATCCCATGACCGCCCCTAATGTAGCAATACCAATGGCGATCGCATAGCCATAGCCAATTTTTTTCGATATCGTCCAATCACGGCTCCAATTAACGAGCGATCGCATGGGAAACTGGAGCAGATTGGACTTTAACATAAGGAGGGTAACCTTCTTCAGAATCGGTATCATTTCTCCGACCTAATCCTTAGAACAATTCTAGGACTAACGAGCGGCCAATTAAGGTAAATAATTATCTTGTCCGAGGGCCCGATACACTTCTCGGATCGAGTCATAATCGCGATCGCTAGCTAGAGCAAAGGAAGCATCTTGGAACTTAGTGGTTAATGCCGGTGCCGCTTGTATTCCTTGCAGGAGGAGATCGGTATTGGCCAGCATTTGAGCTTGCAAGTACTCTACAACTTCTGGGGAAAATTTGCTGCCGAGCACAAAAATATCTCCGGGAAAGTTATCTCCACGACCGATAATCGGATAGTCTGCTTCCGAAGCGCCTTCTTTTACTATCTCAGCTTGATAAGTATGAAGAGCTGACGACCAAGCGTCCACTTTTCCATCTCGGAGCCAGCCGATTGTCTCTTGGGCGGACATCACAATATGAAAATCTTTCGCCGGTTGCAACCCCGCATCTAATAATACCTTGACTCCACCCAAATGAGCGGTATTCGCTCCAACTTCTTCCATATCAATTTTTTTCCCTTGCAAATCTTCCAGAGAGGTAATTCCGCTATCGGCCCGAACCGAGATCGTTGTATAGTAGTTGGGACGGTTGAGACTGACGATAGGAATCGCCTGGCTTCTCGCCCGAATCGCTACATATTCTGAGGGTCCGGCCCAAGCAAGATCGATTTGTCCGGCTTGCAACGCAGAAGCGGCTGCTAGTTGACTGTTGACTGGCACCAGCTCGATCGTAGTTTGCAGAATCTCTTGCAGTACATCGCGAAAAGGGCCGTAATCTCGTTCTAATTCCTCAGTGGTTCTCACGTCAGTCACGGTAAAGCGTAGCAGGGTGGGAAAATTACGATTGCCTGAATTGCCACGGCCGCAGTTAGTTGCAATACAACCGACGGCAAACAGCAAAGAATACTCGAAAAAATTACGTCGTTTCATTGCCTTACTTGTCTGTATTATCTGGCGATCGCGCACCGGGCCTTCTCCAGTGGGCGATCGCATTTCATCTCCCAGCTTTCTGTCAATTCTTGAGTATGGTAGGCTTGGCTTAAAACAATATCTATGAATACTTCAGAGATTAATCCACAGACCTTTGCCCTACACATGGCATTAATTCTAGATTTACCTCCAGAATGGGCCAGCCAACCAGGCGTTATTGCCAATATAGCTCGATTGCTAGAGATCGCTCGATCGATCGCTCAATTTCCTCTGTCTGACGATATTGAAGTCGCTCCGATTTTCCGACCATGACCCTCGATCTCAGTTATCTGGACTCTGTCGCGATCGCTCGTGCCGTACGCAATCAACAGTATACGAGCGCGGAAGTGGTGGAAGCCATTCTCGATCGCATTGCCAGAGACAATGGGACGATTAATAGCTTAACTCATATTCTCGGCGATCGCGCCCTAGCTCAAGCGCGATCGCTCGAGCGGCAAATGGCCGACAGCTACTATCCGGGGGCCTTAGCTGGAGTTCCCTTTGCCGTGAAAAATCTCTTCGATATTGCCGGAATTACCACATTAGCTGGCTCGAAAATCAATCGTACCAATCCCCCAGCCGCTGAAGATGCCACCGCCATTACTCGCCTCAAACGAGCGGGAGCCATCTTAGTCGGAACGACCAATATGGATGAATATGCTTACGGCTTTGTTACTGAAAATACCCATTACGGCCCCACTCACAACCCCCACGATCTGACTCGCATTGCCGGAGGTTCCTCCGGAGGTTCCGCCGCTGCCGTAGCGGCGGGTCTTGTCCCCTTCAGCCTGGGTAGCGACACGAATGGGTCGGTTCGAGTCCCCGCTGCTCTTTGCGGCGTATACGGGCTAAAACCGACCTACGGCCGGCTATCGCGAGCGGGAGCTGCTCTATTTTCCAGCAGTCTCGACCATATCGGTTTCTTTGCTCGTTCGGTACGAGATATAGCCACCTTATTTGATGTTTTGCAAGGAGAAGATCCTCGAGATCCGGTCTGCTCCAGCCTGCCTCCAGAACCGAGTCTGCCCCAACTACATCAGCGCTTGGGCAATTTGCGCATTGCGATCGCCACGGATTATTTTACGGAAGGCGGAACGGCAGAAACCTTAGCAGCAGTGGAAGAGATTGCCCGAGTTCTAGGAGTCACCGAGCGCGTCACATTACCGGAAACCGAACGAGCCAGACAAGCGGCTTATCTGATTACTGCCAGTGAAGGCGCTAACCTGCATTGGCAAAAATTGCGTAATTGCCCGCAAGAGTTCGATCCAGCTACCCGCGATCGCTTTTTCGCCGGAGCCACGATCCCATCCCAGTGGTATCTGCAAGCACAACGGTTTCGCCGCTGGTATCGCGATCGCATTCGCCAAGTCTTCCGCCACGTTGATGTCATTCTCGCTCCCACCACGCCCTGGAGCGCCACCCCTATCGGTCAAACCCACATCGACATCGACGGAGAAGCGATCGAAATTCGCTCTCATCTGGGACGCTATACTCAGCCCCTCTCCTTCATCGGGCTGCCAGTGCTCTCCATTCCCGTGTGTCGTCCCCATGCTCTACCCGTGGGAGTGCAGTTAATTGCCGCTCCCTACAACGAAGCTCTCATTTTCCGCGTCGCAGCGGCTCTCGAAGCCCGAGGCGCGATCGTCTGTTCTCCAGTCTCAATTGCAGCCAACTAATACTCGTTGTTAATTATTAATTGATAAAGTCTTATGTCTTACAGTAGTTTCAGCTTAGAAAAAGCGATCGCACTTTCAAGCAGTAACTAATCAAATTGGTCTGCGATCGCTCCTATGACTTCTTGTAGAAGATAACCTCGATCGAATCGCAGCCTAATTCTAAGATTAACTCGCGTGGGCGTTAAGATTTCTTCTTCATAGCGTTCAACGTAAACATTAGGACATTGTTGAATCGCTTGCTCGACTCGATCGCAATAGTCAGAGAGAACATCATGCAGCATGGTTAATCCGTTCTTCTAGTTCTTGACGCAGAGCCAGAAAGTGACGGTAATCATTTGCCCATTCGACAAATTGAATCTCATCTGAGAATAGTCCGCGATCGTATTGGCGAAAAAATTCCTCAGAACTCAGATTATGCTGGTTTTCATACAAGCTTAATCGCTTGGCAACGGCAACCAAGGCATCTAATGGGGATGTATATTGAATCGTCTGTTTGCGCATGAGTTATTTAGAGCGATGGGTAGCGTGCGATCGCATCCCTCAATTTTAGCAGGTTCGCGATCGCGCCCAATCTTCCTAATTAAGCCGTCTGCAAATATTGCGGTTGCGGGATGGGTTGTCCTTCTTCTTGCCACGCTTCGAGATACATTTGGATGACTTCTTCGGCATGAACAATAGCGTCAGTCCGAGTTTTACCATGGGTACAAGGCATGATGACGCGATCGCTACCCGGTTTCTTCTCCCGCAACATTCGCTATAATCGGGGTTAGGGGTGGGTCAAACCTCTCGTTAGGGAGAGGGCCTCCCAAGTTCACAAACCAAATGAAAATACTATAGTTGGAAAACTCCATTTCTTCATCAATCTTGTCAACATCGATTGCGATCGCAGGCTACATCTTCATAAGGATAGCATGGTTGAAAACCTTAAGATCGTCAAGACTTCTGAGGTGTTTGTGGCCCCTTCAGGAGTTTTCCCATCCTCGGACTTCGGCAAGAATATACAACGGTCGCCCTTTTACTTCCTCGTAAATGCGGCCGATATATTCTCCGAGAATGCCAATACAGACGAGTTGAACGGCTCCTAGGAAAAACAGAGCAATCAGAATTGTTGCAAAGCCATTAATGGGTGCTGTGGGTTCGACAAGACGCCAGTAAAAAACGAGCGCGGCCATCAATAATGCGATCGCAGCGGCGACTAATCCGAGATAAGTTGAAACCCGCAAAGGAACTTTCGAGAACGACACAATTCCATTAATTCCTAATGCCAAAGATTGAGCAAACGTATATTTAACGTCGCCAGAAAAACGAGGACTGCGCTCGTATAAAATGGCAGTTTGCTCGAAGCCAACCCAGGCTCGCAATCCGCGAATATAGCGATCGCGCTCCGGCATTTGATTCAAAAGATCGACCACCCGGCGATCTAGCAAACAAAAATCTCCCGTATCTGCCGGAATTTCTACATCCGCTAGATTTTGTAAAATTCGATAAAATAGATAAGCCAACCATTGTTTTCCCAAAGACTCTTGATGGCGGCGCGTCCGTTGCGCGTAGACAACATGATAGCCTTGTTCCCAAAGTTTTTGCATGTCGAGAATCAGTTCTGGAGGATCTTGTAAATCGCCATCGAGAATCGCAACAACTCGACCTCGCGCGTAATTTAATCCTGCCGTAACTGCAATTTGATGGCCGAAATTTCGAGCAAAGCTGAGATAGCAAACTCGCGAATCTTGCTCTTGTAAATCGCGAATCAGCTCGAGAGAACCATCGCTACTGCCATCATTGACCAAAATTAATTCTACCGCAGCCAAGAGTCGATCCATGACTTGACTCGTGCGACGATAGAGTTCCGGAATCGTCTGTTCCTCATTATAAATTGGAATAATAATCGAGTAGGTTGGATTCACTGAAACGACCGACAATCAACGAGTCATTATCCAATGTAGTGCCCAACCGATGAAAAATCCTAATCCGCCAAAGCGCACGGCTTGCCAAAAGGGTTCTTTCACGGTTAACCAAGAGAGTAAGCGACTTTCAAGATCGACTTCTAACACAGCTAATTGTTGCTTAATCTGTTTTAATTCTGCTTGCAAGGTTGCCAAGCGCTGTTGCAACTGCTGTTTTTGTTTTTCTCCTTCCGTAACTTGAGTGTAGCGCTCCTTCAGGCTGGAGAGCGTTTCTTCTACCTTCGCTAA encodes:
- a CDS encoding Arm DNA-binding domain-containing protein, yielding MKKRITVIQSATGKFDRVASRISLENRNGHIRLRWFLKGKPFSLSINGGITPTSIDVAYAKANAIAADITLDRFDPSLAKYDPHRTRETTEPNSICDLWEAYKKREENRAAHSTKSIWKEIDRALTEISSDALTVDNLEKFVAEYLKVRAVGTCHRHLTAIQTAIRAKFPQISLKKLLPKMDKKPVEWFSPEEIREILSAFQMDTYTSPSVPTNGT
- a CDS encoding OmpA family protein, with translation MAEPSESPTPPSSPPRGRLVVFFLTMVFRLLLLGVGSPIAFIVGIAIAFVYPARNPPTPWIEQVGQRPFRPLTLQWWQGNRPVQLVPLSSEQRQQGQQELQQLKSELSRWSDRLTLLENRLDRPLPDKNIETRLNLLEQQLFPQSAAASDDRARFLVTLPSDRLFAEDRSSLNPAQSELLDSIIADLRNYPGSIVQITAYTDNLGDAQENLELSLQQSTTVYDYLYPGLGDDYSFVRVGYGETRPIVPNDSEINRQRNRRVEITID
- a CDS encoding sensor histidine kinase, whose amino-acid sequence is MLKSNLLQFPMRSLVNWSRDWTISKKIGYGYAIAIGIATLGAVMGLIVGEHYQRQAKEQLARAEKQKEYLIQVENLVLKIRYHQKKLLIVLDNPLWFNYETSEFDNNVNELKRVLENLAIFIEENPDSLAVPRERFLEFDREYANLVERYSVRVQSLWTIVNPLNVAADDRPLAQAELIEAMTGQKALHFRLGFERLAEKLLPIKIAANKQQKIAIAELVRANRLRWIIILSSLVGSGAIAAVSVWYASRAIAHPLEQVTDIARKVTAESNFNLRAPMTANDETAILAESLNQLIAWVGQYTEELEHALESLKQTQTQLIQTEKMSSLGQMVAGVAHEINNPMNFIRGNLSYLEQSLQDLLALIDIYAEHYPTPVAEVEEAIQNIDLDFVRSDMPAVMKSMQIGSKRVQDIVLSLRNFSRLDEAETKEVDLHEGLDSTLTILSNRLREEMTVVKHYGDLPLVYCYPAQLNQVFLNLIANSLDALAEVEVREQVITISTEVLPGDRVQVKISDNGSGIPDEIKDKLFDPFFTTKPIGQGTGLGLSVVYQIVETHQGTITVNSQVGVGSEFIVELPIHSPLSLGKKTSQS
- a CDS encoding phosphate/phosphite/phosphonate ABC transporter substrate-binding protein: MRSPTGEGPVRDRQIIQTSKAMKRRNFFEYSLLFAVGCIATNCGRGNSGNRNFPTLLRFTVTDVRTTEELERDYGPFRDVLQEILQTTIELVPVNSQLAAASALQAGQIDLAWAGPSEYVAIRARSQAIPIVSLNRPNYYTTISVRADSGITSLEDLQGKKIDMEEVGANTAHLGGVKVLLDAGLQPAKDFHIVMSAQETIGWLRDGKVDAWSSALHTYQAEIVKEGASEADYPIIGRGDNFPGDIFVLGSKFSPEVVEYLQAQMLANTDLLLQGIQAAPALTTKFQDASFALASDRDYDSIREVYRALGQDNYLP
- a CDS encoding DUF4089 domain-containing protein, whose translation is MNTSEINPQTFALHMALILDLPPEWASQPGVIANIARLLEIARSIAQFPLSDDIEVAPIFRP
- a CDS encoding AtzE family amidohydrolase, which gives rise to MTLDLSYLDSVAIARAVRNQQYTSAEVVEAILDRIARDNGTINSLTHILGDRALAQARSLERQMADSYYPGALAGVPFAVKNLFDIAGITTLAGSKINRTNPPAAEDATAITRLKRAGAILVGTTNMDEYAYGFVTENTHYGPTHNPHDLTRIAGGSSGGSAAAVAAGLVPFSLGSDTNGSVRVPAALCGVYGLKPTYGRLSRAGAALFSSSLDHIGFFARSVRDIATLFDVLQGEDPRDPVCSSLPPEPSLPQLHQRLGNLRIAIATDYFTEGGTAETLAAVEEIARVLGVTERVTLPETERARQAAYLITASEGANLHWQKLRNCPQEFDPATRDRFFAGATIPSQWYLQAQRFRRWYRDRIRQVFRHVDVILAPTTPWSATPIGQTHIDIDGEAIEIRSHLGRYTQPLSFIGLPVLSIPVCRPHALPVGVQLIAAPYNEALIFRVAAALEARGAIVCSPVSIAAN
- the tumA gene encoding antitoxin TumA; protein product: MRKQTIQYTSPLDALVAVAKRLSLYENQHNLSSEEFFRQYDRGLFSDEIQFVEWANDYRHFLALRQELEERINHAA
- a CDS encoding type II toxin-antitoxin system HicB family antitoxin, whose protein sequence is MLREKKPGSDRVIMPCTHGKTRTDAIVHAEEVIQMYLEAWQEEGQPIPQPQYLQTA
- a CDS encoding glycosyltransferase family 2 protein, producing MNPTYSIIIPIYNEEQTIPELYRRTSQVMDRLLAAVELILVNDGSSDGSLELIRDLQEQDSRVCYLSFARNFGHQIAVTAGLNYARGRVVAILDGDLQDPPELILDMQKLWEQGYHVVYAQRTRRHQESLGKQWLAYLFYRILQNLADVEIPADTGDFCLLDRRVVDLLNQMPERDRYIRGLRAWVGFEQTAILYERSPRFSGDVKYTFAQSLALGINGIVSFSKVPLRVSTYLGLVAAAIALLMAALVFYWRLVEPTAPINGFATILIALFFLGAVQLVCIGILGEYIGRIYEEVKGRPLYILAEVRGWENS